The genome window ACATGCAGATTCATCAATAAATAAGATACTCATTAATTACAGCTTTAATTTTACACGTGCTTTGCATTTAACTTTTGTATCAGTGTAATTGTATCAGTGTAGGTGGGACTATAGCTTCATTGACACAGGGAAATACATTTCGCAGATATGTTCTCCATTTTGTCTCAGATCCCATGAAACTTCCTCAGTGACCCCTCCATACACAACTTTTTGTAATCACTGGCGTATTGTTGACCTTCTGCTAAATGTACTCATTTACACAGAGAGGTCACTGAGCCAATTAGCAGCATCATGTCTGCAGAGCTGGACCTGTCTCCTCCAGATGTCCCTGAGCCTACCTTTCTAGAGAGTGTACTGCGGTACGGGTTGTTCCTGGGCGCCATCTTCCAACTCATCTGCATCCTGGCTGTCATCTTCCCCACATCCAAGGGACATGAACAGGTACATAGACAtcaagaggaggagggaaacaggTCTTGTGTTGAagtcaacacaacacagagattggtcaaaatgtcactgtacaCAAAACcctttaccttttttttcttgcaccaTCACAAAAACTACTTTCTTTGATGTACTTGCCAACTtagtattacatttttttttatttgagcaTCTCTGTTGAATCACTGACTTTCccattattttttatgttatttttttctttgatagATAACATCAGATGTCTACATAATAATGGGTATTTACATGCTACAAATTTTGCAGTTGAATTCAGATCATCACATCTACATTCTTCTCACATTAATCAACTTTGCCAGATCAGATTGAAccgctgttttgttttcaccttaCTATAGGATTTGAATAGTGAAAAAATAGATTTTGGCAGTAATTTACGGGTCAGGAACGAAGATAGTATCAATCAGTTGCTTAGTCAAATTATAGGTTTGGTTGTACTCAGAGAAAGTTCCCACACCAATTTCAGAAACGTACACAGACTCTTAATGAGGGGGTTTGAATGCTGCTCATTTTTTCTCAGTATGACTCAGTATGATTCCAGTCGATTGCTGCTCAGTGTTATGGTTAAAAATAGAACAATTTTGTTTCTGATAGATTGCctaaaaggtgtcaaaaacactTTCCACACACTTGTGTCTTGGACCAGAGGCCATATTTAGACATTGACCTTCTCTGGATCACTCCATCTAAGAGTGCAGTTTACTGAGCTCAAGAAAATATCACAGTTCTGAGACTGTGCAGTGACACTATACAACCAAGTTCAGTTAGTAGGCTTTCTAGTCTTTAGTCTGTGCAAATGACTGTTTGCTTTATGAGACACATCTGACTTCACATAACGAAGATTGTCAATATATATCATGCTATGGTAGTTTATGATTTCCTTATTCAATCACATATTCTCTGTTTggatattttaaagaaatactaTGAGAAATTTGCTCTGTGGCTTGTCAGATTAACAGGTTCTACTATAAAAATCTTGCAGAATTTTACCACTTAATCTCTCTGTGATGCAGAGAAAGCAGACGTCAGTTAGGAAGAGTGTCACCGAATATCTTATTTTTGAGTGTCCCTGAAGACAGAGTCACAAAGGGTTACTTTCTCAATCTCCATACTAACAGCTGTCAGGAGAGATTATTTATAGACAAGAGCAATTAAATCCACTGTCTAATTATGCTATTTTCAGACATTGTCATCAGATGCACTGATTATTCTCCACAGAATGTCGCCATTTCATCCTTTACAGCATCGTGCTGTAATTCTTCTCTGCTAGAACAATAAGGAAAGATTGCGCTCTCAGAAACACTGCTGACAGAGGGAAAGTGCTAAAACAAGTCtgaatttcttttgtttggtgtgtgtgtgtgtccccaaAATTCTGAATTTCATTCAACCGCCCATTTAATTTAGATTATTAGAGGCTGAGCTATGTGATAAACTGAAAGCCGAAAAACTATATTAATAGTGTATAATTAATTGTTATCACAAATTCCCAATCCTTTAGTTCACTGTTTAATGACTATATTTACTtggaaaataatatcaaatactgtatgtgtgagtgtcaAGTCAGCAAAAGCGTAATCCATATACCTCTAAAAAACACACTTATCTAATCGTGCTTAGCAGTCATGTATTTCCACGCCACATTTCAATGACTCAGAGGATTTCTTTTGAAATTGCAGGGTGTTTAATGCCTTGTGTGTTTGCTCTACAGGAGGAGATTGAGTCCACTGATGGAAAGGCTGCTGAACAGCTGAGGAGACCTAAAGGACCGGCACCTCAGATTCGACAGAAAccaaagaaagagagcaaaaagaAGCGATAGacagctgtatgtgtgtctgcatatgtaTGCGTACTTGTTGAGTGAATGAGTGTAGTGTAGTCATCAGTGAGTCAAATTTGGCAGTTACCACTACAGGTATATGGAACACAAATGTCAtattacaacaataaaaaaattcaAGGCACTCCGGAATGACACTGTGTCCTATTCACATTCAACGCAGTATTACAAGGAAAAAATTCCCATGGCTGCGCTGACTGCCACATATTTTAATGGTTATACtatgttttgcatttattttcttttataattGAATATCATTGACTGAATTGTATTTGGATTACAACAGATGATTAAATGTATTATGCAGTCATTCActtgtttatatttattgtttaatttcagtttggtTTAATGAGTTGGAATGAGATCATGTCCTGTTCTTATATTTACTCCTTTGCATGGCAAAATACATCATGACTTCCTCTTAAAGCACAGTGTTTTTGGCACCAGAATAGACTGTTAAACTGCAAAGAAATTACTTAATTGTTTATATTTACACAATACTCAGACACAACTGACAACACTCAGTGGATACAGAAACCAAGATAAAAGATCAAGTTAAAAGTTGATATAAACTAACTTAATAGGTTATAATTTCATTTAcgtttgttatttttatattaacagccatttatttatttttttaaatcaaaaagcCGTTGAAAGCATGCTCCAGTATGAGCAGTGTACATGGAAATGTCAATCAAGACTGAAAAAAGCATTTGTGT of Lates calcarifer isolate ASB-BC8 linkage group LG12, TLL_Latcal_v3, whole genome shotgun sequence contains these proteins:
- the manbal gene encoding protein MANBAL; translation: MSAELDLSPPDVPEPTFLESVLRYGLFLGAIFQLICILAVIFPTSKGHEQEEIESTDGKAAEQLRRPKGPAPQIRQKPKKESKKKR